One Oharaeibacter diazotrophicus DNA segment encodes these proteins:
- a CDS encoding hydantoinase/oxoprolinase family protein, with amino-acid sequence MLSRFRLGIDAGGTFTDFVLAEDTGEIRLYKALSTPSDPTLAIHAGLDQIAADLGLTPAEIVSNCDLCINGTTVGLNALIQHKGARTGLICTAGHEDSIEIRLGHKEDGYRYDAEYPPARMLVPRHLRRGVRERVISDGSVRVPMEEEDVRAACELFAREGVESVAISFVWSVLNPAHERRAAEIVREMLPNAVVTVGSELYPQVREYTRTSTAITNAYLAPIMGRYVAAVDRTFRALGARQPVRYFQSNGGLATGEAMTDRAVYAINSGPASAPQAGLYVTAPLGVKNVITVDMGGTSFDITLTRDGVTNVSKNTDFLRYRIGMPMIQVETLGAGGGSIGWIDAMGLLQMGPQSAGSDPGPACYGRGGAEPTVSDANLVLGYLSPAGLLGGRLPLDRDRAVAAIESRIAAPLGLTVEQAAYGMFTIVNNNMVNGIRRVSVERGFDPRDFVLVGAGGATAAHITALAREIGIDTVVIPKLASGLCAFGQIISDVKYNHMATCPVRLDGDDVYARVGALFEEIEARGIAELEANGFPRDRIRIQRSLDMRYVGQVHECTVEIDRFRLDAGSIGAVKEAFHRRHEELYTYAERHNAVEVVNLEATLYGIVDKPPQKPLRAGSGAATALAGRRVAIFSADGAGVEVPVYDGSRLGAGDVVVGPAILEETTTTIVLEPSWTARLDAGGSYVITRGA; translated from the coding sequence ATGCTCTCCCGCTTCCGCCTCGGCATCGACGCCGGCGGCACCTTCACCGACTTCGTGCTGGCCGAGGACACCGGCGAGATCCGGCTCTACAAGGCGCTGTCCACCCCATCGGATCCGACCCTGGCGATCCACGCCGGCCTCGACCAGATCGCCGCCGACCTCGGGCTGACGCCGGCCGAGATCGTCTCGAACTGCGACCTCTGCATCAACGGAACCACCGTCGGCCTCAACGCGCTGATCCAGCACAAGGGCGCCAGGACCGGCCTGATCTGCACCGCCGGCCACGAGGACTCCATCGAGATTCGCCTCGGCCACAAGGAGGACGGCTACCGCTACGACGCCGAGTATCCGCCGGCGCGGATGCTGGTGCCGCGGCACCTGCGCCGCGGCGTGCGCGAGCGCGTCATCTCCGACGGCAGCGTCCGGGTGCCGATGGAGGAGGAGGACGTCCGCGCCGCCTGCGAACTGTTCGCCCGCGAGGGCGTCGAATCGGTCGCGATCTCCTTCGTGTGGTCGGTGCTGAACCCGGCGCACGAGCGCCGCGCCGCCGAGATCGTGCGCGAGATGCTGCCGAACGCGGTCGTCACCGTCGGCTCGGAGCTCTATCCGCAGGTGCGCGAGTACACCCGCACCTCGACCGCGATCACCAACGCCTATCTCGCCCCGATCATGGGCCGCTACGTCGCGGCGGTCGACCGCACCTTCCGCGCGCTCGGCGCCCGCCAGCCGGTGCGCTATTTCCAGTCCAACGGCGGCCTCGCCACCGGCGAGGCCATGACCGACCGCGCGGTCTACGCCATCAACTCCGGCCCGGCCTCGGCGCCCCAGGCGGGCCTCTACGTCACCGCCCCGCTCGGCGTGAAGAACGTCATTACCGTCGACATGGGCGGCACGTCCTTCGACATCACGCTGACCCGCGACGGCGTCACCAACGTCTCCAAGAACACCGACTTCCTGCGCTACCGCATCGGCATGCCGATGATCCAGGTCGAGACGCTCGGCGCCGGCGGCGGCTCGATCGGCTGGATCGACGCCATGGGCCTGTTGCAGATGGGTCCGCAGAGTGCCGGCTCCGATCCCGGCCCGGCCTGCTACGGCCGCGGCGGCGCCGAGCCGACCGTCTCCGACGCCAACCTCGTGCTCGGCTACCTCAGCCCGGCCGGCCTGCTCGGCGGCCGCCTGCCGCTCGACCGCGACCGCGCCGTCGCCGCGATCGAAAGCCGGATCGCCGCGCCGCTCGGCCTGACGGTCGAGCAGGCGGCCTACGGCATGTTCACGATCGTCAACAACAACATGGTCAATGGCATCCGCCGCGTCTCGGTCGAGCGCGGCTTCGACCCGCGCGACTTCGTACTGGTCGGAGCGGGTGGCGCGACCGCGGCGCACATCACCGCGCTCGCCCGCGAGATCGGCATCGACACCGTGGTGATCCCCAAGCTCGCCTCGGGCCTCTGCGCCTTCGGCCAGATCATCTCCGACGTGAAATACAATCACATGGCGACCTGCCCGGTCCGCCTCGACGGCGACGACGTCTATGCCCGGGTCGGCGCCCTGTTCGAGGAGATCGAGGCGCGCGGCATCGCCGAGCTCGAGGCGAACGGCTTTCCGCGCGACCGAATCCGGATCCAGCGCTCGCTCGACATGCGCTACGTCGGCCAGGTCCACGAGTGCACGGTGGAGATCGACCGCTTCCGCCTCGACGCCGGCAGCATCGGCGCGGTCAAGGAGGCGTTCCACCGCCGCCACGAGGAGCTCTACACCTACGCCGAGCGCCACAACGCGGTGGAAGTGGTTAACCTCGAGGCGACGCTCTACGGCATCGTCGACAAGCCGCCGCAGAAGCCGCTGCGCGCCGGGTCGGGCGCGGCGACGGCTCTCGCGGGCCGGCGCGTCGCGATCTTCTCGGCGGACGGCGCGGGCGTCGAGGTACCGGTCTACGACGGCAGCCGGCTCGGCGCCGGCGACGTGGTGGTCGGTCCCGCCATCCTCGAGGAGACCACCACCACCATCGTGCTGGAGCCGTCGTGGACGGCGCGGCTCGACGCCGGTGGTTCCTACGTGATCACGCGCGGGGCATGA
- a CDS encoding GntR family transcriptional regulator — MSTIRPGTSGAQHRYEIVEDVLRANIAAGRLPEGLVLLEGPIAEILQTSRAPVQKALQRLEADGLVRRFEGRGFLVGAPDSRTAPIRTDVKTLGLDVPTEVDEALQSRASWERIYDVVEADVAACVVFGQYRIVETVLAEHFGVSRTVVRDVLSRLQERGLVRKNQSSHWIAGPLTAKTIKDHFALRRLLEPPALVGAVPLIDIGRLEALYERLVAAERDQGAPHHDSLEAFETQLIDVCVLSTPNEKLAGLIRDNLLPVQASERLLRQLGLPSDRAAVTEHRLIAELVLRGATDAAAAMLDRHLDAAMNRNIAQMKIVAVISEPRSVAAYLTRVAD; from the coding sequence ATGTCCACGATCCGCCCCGGCACGAGCGGCGCGCAGCACCGCTACGAGATCGTCGAGGACGTGCTGCGCGCCAACATCGCGGCCGGCCGCCTGCCCGAGGGTCTGGTGCTGCTCGAGGGCCCGATCGCGGAGATCCTGCAGACCTCGCGCGCGCCGGTGCAGAAGGCGCTGCAGCGCCTCGAGGCCGACGGCCTCGTCCGCCGCTTCGAGGGCCGCGGCTTCCTGGTCGGCGCCCCGGACAGCCGCACCGCGCCGATCCGCACCGACGTCAAGACGCTCGGCCTCGACGTGCCTACCGAGGTCGACGAGGCGCTGCAGAGCCGCGCGTCCTGGGAGCGGATCTACGACGTGGTCGAGGCCGACGTCGCCGCCTGCGTGGTGTTCGGGCAGTACCGCATCGTCGAAACCGTGCTCGCCGAGCATTTCGGCGTCAGCCGCACCGTGGTCCGCGACGTGCTGAGCCGGCTGCAGGAGCGCGGCCTCGTGCGCAAGAATCAGTCGTCGCACTGGATCGCCGGCCCGCTCACCGCCAAGACGATCAAGGACCATTTCGCGCTCCGGCGCCTGCTCGAACCCCCGGCGCTGGTCGGCGCCGTGCCGCTGATCGACATCGGCCGCCTCGAGGCGCTCTACGAGCGGCTGGTCGCCGCCGAGCGCGACCAGGGCGCGCCGCACCACGACAGCCTCGAGGCCTTCGAGACCCAGCTGATCGACGTCTGCGTGCTGTCGACGCCGAACGAGAAGCTCGCCGGCCTGATCCGCGACAACCTGCTGCCGGTGCAGGCTTCGGAACGGCTGCTGCGCCAGCTCGGTCTGCCGAGCGACCGCGCCGCCGTCACCGAGCACCGCCTGATCGCCGAACTGGTGCTGCGCGGCGCCACGGACGCGGCCGCCGCCATGCTCGACCGCCACCTCGACGCCGCGATGAACCGCAACATCGCGCAAATGAAGATCGTGGCGGTGATCTCCGAACCGCGCAGCGTCGCGGCCTACCTCACCCGCGTCGCGGATTGA
- a CDS encoding helix-turn-helix domain-containing protein gives MHSIATTDGTDANRRSRHWRDVIADAYFPLDLTFRDTERFDGRLEAWTFGPVSLSRLTSDPLCYVRRRRHLANESGEHYLVTVPALSDVHFAQSGRAVRCRPGGFILERSNEPYEFSHDGRNDLWVLKVPYAALAGRIRQPDRFCTLQFDARTGVGQLFVDLLTLLPLRFAGLSAEARGALGQQLVDLMALAVKEDDRTLTSSASPIRDAHLSRVEAYVRRNLADPGLDPERIAGACGISVRYLHDLVGETGRSVGAWIREERLDACRAMLADPTCRMGVAEIAYAWGFTDQAQFSRLFKARYGTTPRDFRRAGG, from the coding sequence TTGCACAGCATCGCCACCACCGACGGGACCGACGCGAACCGGCGCAGCCGGCACTGGCGCGACGTGATCGCCGACGCCTATTTCCCGCTCGACCTCACCTTCCGCGACACCGAGCGTTTCGACGGCCGCCTGGAGGCGTGGACCTTCGGCCCGGTGTCGCTGTCGCGGCTGACGTCGGATCCGCTCTGCTACGTCCGGCGGCGCCGTCACCTCGCCAACGAGAGCGGCGAGCACTACCTCGTGACGGTGCCGGCGCTGTCGGACGTCCACTTCGCCCAGTCGGGCAGGGCGGTGCGCTGCCGCCCCGGCGGCTTCATCCTCGAGCGCTCCAACGAGCCCTACGAGTTCAGCCACGACGGCCGCAACGACCTCTGGGTGCTGAAGGTGCCCTACGCGGCCCTCGCCGGGCGGATCCGCCAGCCGGACCGCTTCTGCACGCTGCAATTCGACGCCCGCACCGGTGTCGGCCAGCTGTTCGTCGACCTTCTCACGTTGCTGCCGCTGCGCTTCGCCGGCCTCTCGGCCGAGGCGCGTGGCGCGCTCGGCCAGCAGCTGGTCGACCTGATGGCGCTCGCGGTGAAGGAGGACGACCGCACGCTGACCTCGTCCGCCTCGCCGATCCGCGACGCCCATCTCTCGCGCGTCGAGGCCTACGTCCGGCGCAACCTCGCCGACCCCGGTCTCGACCCGGAGCGGATCGCCGGCGCCTGCGGCATCTCGGTGCGCTACCTGCACGACCTCGTCGGCGAGACAGGACGCTCGGTCGGCGCCTGGATCCGCGAGGAGCGGCTCGACGCCTGCCGCGCCATGCTGGCCGATCCGACCTGCCGCATGGGCGTCGCCGAGATCGCTTACGCCTGGGGCTTCACCGACCAGGCCCAGTTCTCGCGCCTTTTCAAGGCGCGCTACGGCACGACCCCGCGCGACTTCCGCCGGGCGGGCGGGTGA
- a CDS encoding SDR family NAD(P)-dependent oxidoreductase, which translates to MADLGTAIVTGAGSGIGRAVAARLASDGYAVLVNDLDPGRAGAVAAEIASAGGRAASAGGDVSSEADVEAIVAAARTAFGPVTLLVNNAGFVHQALFENLSPADFDRMFAVHVRGTFLMMRAVLPAMLAAGSGVIVNVASQLGQIGGIELVHYSGAKAAIVGMTKALAREVSARGVRVNAVAPGPINTPLVMALSEDWRNRKAAELPLGRFGEPEEVAATVSFLASPAASLFVGQTLGPNSGDVML; encoded by the coding sequence ATGGCCGACCTCGGCACCGCGATCGTCACCGGCGCGGGCTCCGGCATCGGCCGGGCCGTCGCCGCCCGCCTCGCGAGCGACGGCTACGCCGTCCTCGTCAACGACCTCGATCCCGGCCGCGCCGGCGCGGTCGCCGCCGAGATCGCGTCCGCCGGCGGACGGGCCGCCTCGGCCGGCGGCGACGTTTCGTCGGAAGCCGACGTCGAGGCGATCGTCGCGGCGGCGCGCACCGCCTTCGGGCCGGTGACGCTGCTCGTCAACAACGCCGGCTTCGTCCATCAGGCGCTGTTCGAGAACCTTTCGCCGGCCGACTTCGACCGCATGTTCGCGGTCCACGTCCGCGGCACCTTCCTGATGATGCGCGCCGTGCTGCCGGCGATGCTCGCGGCCGGATCCGGCGTGATCGTCAACGTCGCCTCGCAGCTCGGCCAGATCGGCGGCATCGAGCTCGTGCACTATTCCGGCGCCAAGGCGGCGATCGTCGGCATGACCAAGGCGCTCGCCCGCGAGGTGTCGGCGCGCGGCGTCCGCGTCAACGCGGTGGCGCCCGGCCCGATCAACACGCCGCTCGTGATGGCGCTCTCCGAGGACTGGCGGAATCGCAAGGCCGCCGAACTGCCGCTCGGCCGCTTCGGCGAGCCGGAGGAGGTGGCCGCCACCGTGTCCTTCCTCGCCTCGCCCGCCGCTTCCCTGTTCGTCGGCCAGACGCTCGGCCCGAACAGCGGCGACGTGATGCTCTGA
- a CDS encoding hydantoinase B/oxoprolinase family protein: MTTKVDPITLSVVRGVLETTQREMTLSLEKTARSSVFNLAHDYSTALFNHVPEMILQGQDIPIHMGSLIPAMKAVARFFGDDIHEGDLVMHNDPAYSGSHILDTCVYKPVFHRGELVFWTVCKGHLTDIGGPVPAGYNPNATEIYAEGLRIPPIKIWDRGKPRHDVLNLLLTNMRARRDQEGDFNALIGACQVGERNLLALIDKYGLPTVRAAIGELQDMADRHMRKLIAEVPDGTYTGTAILEDAGHGYGDFEITATVTIAGDSCHIAIASPPQIPYFINSYEGNSHSGVYLGLMMFAQLPPPYNEGLYRCVTVDMGPKGTLCNAREPAPHVNCTTTPMETLTDAVRLAFEKAAPAKVAASWGHANGCNIAGWDTRHDEEYVTMVLASIISGAGATPSQDGWHACGPECCFGALTSGDIELLEYSYPIIIHRYSLMTDSGGAGKYRGGSGTCWEVEPLDRPMTFITFGEGRRIPAVGAAGATSALVEPKVGRLVVTREGGTELIKKNVIETIRPGERAANMNPGGGGYGDPFERPVEKVVEDVRNGLVSLEGARADYGVVIADAGSLAVDEAATRDLRTRAA, encoded by the coding sequence ATGACGACGAAGGTAGATCCCATCACGCTGTCGGTGGTCCGCGGCGTGCTCGAGACCACGCAGCGCGAGATGACGCTCAGCCTCGAGAAGACCGCGCGCTCCTCGGTCTTCAATCTCGCCCACGACTATTCCACCGCCCTCTTCAACCACGTGCCGGAGATGATCCTGCAGGGCCAGGACATCCCGATCCACATGGGCTCGCTGATCCCGGCGATGAAGGCGGTGGCGCGCTTCTTCGGCGACGACATCCACGAGGGCGACCTCGTGATGCACAACGACCCCGCCTATTCCGGCAGCCACATCCTCGACACCTGCGTCTACAAGCCGGTGTTCCACCGGGGCGAATTGGTGTTCTGGACGGTGTGCAAGGGCCATCTCACCGACATCGGCGGGCCGGTGCCGGCCGGCTACAACCCGAACGCCACCGAGATCTACGCGGAGGGACTGCGCATCCCGCCGATCAAGATCTGGGACCGCGGTAAGCCGCGTCACGACGTCCTCAACCTGCTGCTCACCAACATGCGCGCCCGGCGCGACCAGGAGGGCGACTTCAACGCCCTGATCGGCGCCTGTCAGGTCGGCGAGCGCAACCTCCTGGCGTTGATCGACAAATACGGCCTCCCGACCGTCCGGGCCGCGATCGGCGAGCTCCAGGACATGGCCGACCGCCACATGCGCAAGCTGATCGCCGAGGTGCCCGACGGCACCTACACAGGCACCGCCATCCTCGAGGACGCCGGCCACGGCTACGGCGACTTCGAGATCACCGCCACGGTGACGATCGCCGGCGACAGCTGCCACATCGCGATCGCGAGCCCGCCGCAGATCCCGTATTTCATCAACTCCTACGAGGGCAACAGCCACTCCGGCGTCTACCTCGGGCTGATGATGTTCGCGCAGCTGCCGCCGCCCTACAACGAGGGGCTCTACCGCTGCGTCACCGTCGACATGGGACCGAAGGGCACGCTCTGCAACGCCAGGGAGCCGGCGCCGCACGTCAACTGCACGACGACGCCGATGGAGACGCTGACCGACGCCGTCCGCCTCGCCTTCGAGAAGGCGGCGCCGGCCAAGGTGGCGGCGTCCTGGGGCCACGCCAACGGCTGCAACATCGCCGGCTGGGACACCCGCCACGACGAGGAATACGTGACGATGGTGCTGGCCTCGATCATATCGGGCGCCGGCGCCACCCCGAGCCAGGACGGCTGGCACGCCTGCGGGCCGGAATGCTGCTTCGGCGCCCTCACCTCCGGCGACATCGAGCTTTTGGAATACTCCTACCCGATCATCATCCACCGCTATTCGCTGATGACCGACAGCGGCGGCGCCGGCAAGTACCGCGGCGGTTCCGGCACCTGCTGGGAGGTCGAGCCGCTCGACCGGCCGATGACCTTCATCACCTTCGGCGAGGGCCGCCGGATCCCGGCGGTGGGCGCCGCGGGTGCCACGTCGGCGCTGGTCGAGCCCAAGGTCGGCCGTCTCGTGGTGACGCGCGAAGGCGGCACCGAACTGATCAAGAAGAACGTCATCGAGACCATCCGCCCCGGCGAGCGCGCCGCCAACATGAACCCGGGCGGCGGCGGCTACGGCGATCCGTTCGAGCGGCCGGTCGAGAAGGTGGTCGAGGACGTCCGCAACGGCCTCGTCTCGCTCGAGGGCGCCCGCGCCGACTACGGCGTGGTGATCGCCGACGCCGGCAGCCTCGCGGTCGACGAGGCCGCGACACGGGACCTCCGCACCCGCGCCGCGTGA
- a CDS encoding ABC transporter permease, which translates to MQAPVIKPILAVYTALFILFLYGPFVVLAILSFQTGPEGGPQFPIIEWSTYWYQHLFGLAPPSRIAPLPIEESLLRSLVLACATMVVSTVLGVSAAQAFRTRFKGSGAVFYLIVLGMMVPGVLVGLGMALVANTLGIDRHWWGTAFVLHVVYTFPFAFLVMLAIFNRFDPSVEEASWSLGVSPIRTFRKVTFPLIFPGVLSAMLFAFTLSYDEFSRTLFASGRDLTLPLAIYGTFSVEIHPNVFAFGVLTTLFSFALLAVYAVLMSLSVRRARRIAIQEEA; encoded by the coding sequence ATGCAGGCGCCCGTCATCAAGCCGATCCTCGCCGTCTACACGGCGCTGTTCATCCTGTTTCTCTACGGCCCCTTCGTGGTGCTGGCGATACTGTCGTTCCAGACCGGACCGGAGGGCGGGCCGCAGTTCCCGATCATCGAGTGGTCGACCTACTGGTACCAGCACCTGTTCGGCCTCGCGCCGCCTTCGCGCATCGCGCCGCTGCCGATCGAGGAGAGCCTGCTGCGCTCGCTGGTGCTGGCCTGCGCCACCATGGTGGTCTCCACCGTGCTCGGCGTCTCCGCCGCCCAGGCCTTCCGCACCCGCTTCAAGGGTTCGGGCGCGGTGTTCTACCTGATCGTCCTCGGCATGATGGTGCCGGGTGTGCTGGTCGGCCTCGGCATGGCGCTGGTCGCCAACACGCTCGGGATCGACCGCCACTGGTGGGGCACCGCCTTCGTGCTCCACGTGGTCTACACCTTCCCCTTCGCCTTCCTGGTGATGCTGGCGATCTTCAACCGCTTCGACCCCAGCGTCGAAGAGGCGTCGTGGTCGCTCGGCGTGTCGCCGATCCGCACCTTCCGCAAGGTGACCTTCCCGCTGATCTTCCCGGGCGTGCTCTCGGCGATGCTGTTCGCCTTCACGCTCTCCTACGACGAGTTCTCCCGCACCCTGTTCGCCTCGGGCCGCGACCTGACGCTGCCGCTGGCGATCTACGGCACCTTCTCGGTGGAGATCCACCCGAACGTGTTCGCCTTCGGCGTGCTCACCACCTTGTTCTCCTTCGCCCTGCTCGCGGTCTACGCGGTGCTGATGTCCCTGTCGGTCCGCCGCGCCCGGCGCATCGCCATCCAGGAGGAAGCGTGA
- the pncB gene encoding nicotinate phosphoribosyltransferase, whose protein sequence is MTTDIAKRVYDHSWKLDPIVRSLLDTDFYKLLMLQLIWRRYQDVEVTFSLINRTRHVRLADDIDEGELRAQLDYARSLKLGKKEWIWLAGNSFYGVKQIFEPRFLEWLKDFQLPEYELSRRHGQYQLDFHGPWTHTTMWEIPALAIINELRSRSVMRTMGRFELDVLYARAKAKLWAKVERLQKLKGLRIADFGTRRRHSYLWQDWCVNALKEGLGEAFIGTSNVEIAMKSDLEAIGTNAHELPMAMAALATTDEEVRQAPFKVLRDWRDMYDGNLRIVLPDAFGTAAFLRDAPDWVAHWKGFRPDSAPPIEAGEQIVEWWRAKGQDPRDKLIVFSDGLDTDEIEQVFRHFDGRVNMSFGWGTNLTNDFRGCAPAAREDLDPISLVCKVTSVNGRPAVKLSDNPAKATGDPAEIERYLRIFGAVGREERALTV, encoded by the coding sequence ATGACCACCGACATCGCCAAGCGCGTCTACGACCACAGCTGGAAGCTCGACCCGATCGTCCGCAGCCTGCTCGACACCGACTTCTACAAGTTGCTGATGCTGCAGCTGATCTGGCGTCGCTACCAGGACGTCGAGGTGACCTTCTCGCTGATCAACCGGACACGCCACGTTCGCCTCGCCGACGACATCGACGAGGGCGAGTTGCGCGCCCAGCTCGACTACGCCCGCTCGCTGAAGCTCGGCAAGAAGGAGTGGATCTGGCTCGCCGGCAACAGCTTCTACGGCGTCAAGCAGATCTTCGAGCCGCGCTTCCTCGAGTGGCTGAAGGACTTCCAGCTGCCGGAATACGAGCTCAGCCGCCGCCACGGCCAGTACCAGCTCGACTTCCACGGCCCGTGGACCCATACCACCATGTGGGAGATCCCGGCCCTCGCCATCATCAACGAGCTGCGCTCGCGGTCGGTGATGCGCACCATGGGCCGCTTCGAGCTCGACGTGCTCTACGCCCGCGCCAAGGCCAAGCTCTGGGCCAAGGTCGAGCGGCTGCAGAAGCTGAAGGGCCTCCGCATCGCCGACTTCGGCACCCGCCGCCGCCATTCCTACCTCTGGCAGGACTGGTGCGTGAACGCGCTCAAGGAGGGGCTCGGCGAGGCCTTCATCGGCACCTCGAACGTCGAGATCGCCATGAAGTCCGACCTCGAGGCGATCGGCACCAACGCCCACGAACTGCCGATGGCGATGGCCGCGCTGGCGACCACCGACGAGGAGGTCCGGCAGGCTCCGTTCAAGGTGCTGCGCGACTGGCGCGACATGTACGACGGCAACCTGCGCATCGTGCTGCCCGACGCCTTCGGTACCGCCGCCTTCCTGCGCGACGCGCCGGACTGGGTCGCGCACTGGAAGGGCTTCCGCCCCGACAGCGCGCCGCCGATCGAGGCCGGCGAGCAGATCGTCGAATGGTGGCGCGCCAAGGGCCAGGACCCGCGCGACAAGCTGATCGTGTTCTCCGACGGCCTCGATACCGACGAGATCGAGCAGGTGTTCCGCCACTTCGACGGTCGGGTCAACATGTCCTTCGGCTGGGGTACCAATCTAACCAACGACTTCCGCGGATGTGCTCCCGCGGCACGCGAGGATCTCGACCCGATCTCGCTGGTCTGCAAGGTCACCAGCGTCAACGGCCGTCCGGCGGTCAAGCTGTCCGACAATCCGGCCAAGGCGACAGGCGACCCCGCCGAGATCGAGCGCTACCTGCGCATCTTCGGTGCGGTCGGGCGCGAGGAGCGGGCGCTGACGGTGTAG
- a CDS encoding ABC transporter ATP-binding protein → MSTILQLAGVTKTYGTLTALDRLDLALPAGRYVSLLGPSGSGKTTLLRVIAGFEEPDVGSVTIAGRRVDGTPAHRRGIGFVFQNFALFPHLTVEKNVAFGLENGEGRTMAAGEIRDRVRAMIDLVGLKGLEGRGVAQISGGQRQRVALARTLVTEPRLVLLDEPLGALDANLRMRMRDELRAIRERLGVTFLHVTGSETEALAMGDTVIVLDRGRIGQIGDGDTVYNRPASRAVARFLNCYNLFDGSLEGAAFVSAAGRFPVAAPERRPVCYGVRYDRIAVRDPAAAPAADEVRIEGAFVASEYTGASVLSFFALPDGRLVEVEDHLSHRAPPSYEPQRRYGLVWKRDDALLFS, encoded by the coding sequence TTGTCGACGATCCTTCAGCTCGCCGGTGTCACCAAGACCTACGGCACACTGACCGCGCTCGATCGGCTCGACCTCGCGCTGCCGGCCGGCCGCTACGTCTCGCTTCTCGGACCGAGCGGCTCGGGCAAGACGACGCTGCTGCGCGTGATCGCCGGATTCGAGGAGCCGGACGTCGGCTCCGTCACCATCGCCGGCCGCCGCGTCGACGGCACGCCGGCGCACCGGCGCGGCATCGGCTTCGTGTTCCAGAACTTCGCGCTGTTTCCCCATCTCACCGTCGAGAAGAACGTCGCCTTCGGTCTCGAGAACGGCGAGGGTCGCACGATGGCGGCCGGCGAGATCCGCGACCGCGTCCGCGCCATGATCGACCTCGTCGGCTTGAAGGGTCTCGAGGGCCGCGGCGTCGCGCAGATCTCCGGCGGCCAGCGCCAGCGCGTCGCGCTCGCCCGCACCCTCGTCACCGAGCCGCGGCTGGTGCTGCTCGACGAGCCGCTCGGCGCCCTCGACGCCAACCTGCGCATGCGCATGCGCGACGAGCTCCGCGCCATCCGCGAGCGGCTCGGCGTCACCTTCCTGCACGTCACCGGCAGCGAGACCGAGGCGCTCGCCATGGGCGACACCGTGATCGTGCTCGACCGTGGCCGGATCGGCCAGATCGGCGACGGCGACACCGTCTACAACCGGCCCGCCAGCCGCGCCGTCGCCCGTTTCCTCAACTGCTACAACCTGTTCGACGGCTCGCTCGAGGGCGCCGCCTTCGTCTCGGCGGCCGGGCGCTTCCCCGTCGCCGCGCCGGAGCGCCGGCCGGTCTGCTACGGCGTGCGCTACGACCGCATAGCGGTGCGCGACCCCGCCGCCGCGCCTGCCGCCGACGAAGTCCGGATCGAGGGCGCCTTCGTCGCCAGCGAGTACACCGGCGCCTCGGTGCTGTCCTTCTTCGCGCTTCCCGACGGCCGCCTCGTCGAGGTCGAGGACCACCTCAGCCACCGCGCCCCGCCGTCCTACGAGCCGCAGCGCCGCTACGGCCTCGTCTGGAAGCGCGACGACGCCCTTCTCTTCTCCTGA
- a CDS encoding ABC transporter permease, which yields MTTTTVGEAIGAAETRRRAQRRTALWLITPGVLWMTLFLVLPILMMVYVSFWTQTTFTIEPTLTVKSWVTFFSSDTYLTALWTTVRIWLTVLVATLVVGYPTALFVGLFVRNKTLQTALLVLCVIPFWTSFLIRVLAWRPMLGKEGAINLILQGLGLVDQPIEALLFSELSVVIGMTQIYCVFMVGPIAFMLGRIDPNVIEAARDLGAGFGRIFRTIILPMSMPGVVVGAIFVSVMVLGEFATSAALSGRKVNLLGNIIVTQVGSLKWAFAAVVGVVLTIVMGAVVAGLLRVVDLRKEL from the coding sequence ATGACGACCACCACCGTAGGCGAGGCGATCGGGGCGGCGGAGACCCGCCGGCGCGCCCAGCGCCGCACCGCCCTGTGGCTGATCACGCCCGGCGTCCTGTGGATGACGCTGTTCCTGGTGCTGCCGATCCTGATGATGGTCTACGTCTCCTTCTGGACGCAGACCACCTTCACCATCGAGCCGACGCTGACGGTGAAGAGCTGGGTCACCTTCTTCTCGAGCGACACCTACCTCACGGCGCTGTGGACCACGGTCCGGATCTGGCTGACGGTGCTCGTCGCGACCTTGGTGGTCGGCTACCCGACCGCACTCTTCGTCGGCCTGTTCGTGCGCAACAAGACGCTGCAGACCGCGCTGCTGGTGCTCTGCGTCATCCCGTTCTGGACGTCCTTCCTGATCCGCGTGCTCGCCTGGCGGCCGATGCTCGGCAAGGAAGGCGCGATCAACCTGATCCTGCAAGGACTCGGGCTGGTCGACCAGCCGATCGAGGCGCTGCTGTTCTCCGAGCTCTCGGTCGTGATCGGCATGACGCAGATCTACTGCGTCTTCATGGTCGGGCCGATCGCCTTCATGCTCGGGCGGATCGACCCCAACGTCATCGAGGCGGCGCGCGATCTCGGCGCCGGCTTCGGGCGGATCTTCCGCACCATCATCCTGCCGATGTCGATGCCCGGCGTGGTGGTCGGCGCGATCTTCGTGTCGGTGATGGTGCTCGGCGAGTTCGCCACCTCCGCCGCGCTGTCGGGCCGCAAGGTCAACCTGCTCGGCAACATCATCGTCACCCAGGTCGGCTCGCTGAAATGGGCCTTCGCCGCGGTCGTCGGCGTGGTGCTGACGATCGTGATGGGCGCGGTCGTCGCCGGCCTGCTGCGCGTCGTCGATCTCAGGAAGGAACTCTGA